The Triticum aestivum cultivar Chinese Spring chromosome 3A, IWGSC CS RefSeq v2.1, whole genome shotgun sequence genome includes a region encoding these proteins:
- the LOC123060578 gene encoding NF-X1-type zinc finger protein NFXL2: protein MPSSYAAAAASSSRKPAPFTTATATTRKPAPLTAPAPPPPNPSHVSDSDPSSYSSSGEETDLSACDPATASVLSTYLSVAGNGADLSKVGIFLNSAARRRSPPCLICLDPIRPSDPVWSCSASCFALLHLPCIQSWAHQSASAAPSPTWGCPKCRVAYPKSQTPTSYHCFCSKTEDPPADPWILPHSCGDVCGRRLNSNPDSGCEHTCLLLCHPGPCPPCPAVVPNARCFCGAHREPRRCAHQRYSCKGKCNKRLSCELHRCPVDCHDGPCPPCAVRGNHKCECGETMVERLCSESVFQCKRECSGMLECGKHRCERGCHGGKCGECPLRGQRTCPCGKKDYPRLECDVEAATCGSTCEKVLGCGRHKCPERCHRGPCDVTCRLVIKKSCRCGVLKKELPCHQDLTCERKCQRLRACGRHACKRRCCVGDCPPCAETCDRRLRCGNHKCLSPCHRGACSPCPLMKTISCFCGKTYFEVPCGTEKNQKPPKCSKRCNIDRLCRHKLDCRPHKCHYGACPPCKLICGEELSCGHKCKERCHGSIPPPNPEFTVKPMKKKMEKHIECTPGTPCPPCQEVVLVPCFGEHLGQERAIPCSKSRQFPCQNLCGNLLHCGNHYCTKDCHVLEIPSDQRKADTILSLSRNNTLAEPCERCNLRCQRARDPPCSHPCPLRCHLSDCLPCKVLVKKSCHCGAMTHAFECVYYNNLNAKQQLKARSCNGPCHRKLPNCPHLCSEICHPGQCPSVDQCMKKVNVRCACNTLKKEWVCQDVLKEYRRSGRDPKEVPKGQFGVGLLACGGDCVKKVNVSAAELHLRKVQETKSPAAEVTNVPKRRKKRDRGAQEPVQVSMWQQIKWYLVVIIALAGLVVLGLVIWKGVYQISDWMNEMEEQKARERLLRAGRL, encoded by the exons ATGCCGTCCTCCTATGCGGCGGCCGCCGCATCCTCTTCGAGGAAACCAGCTCCTTTCACTACTGCTACCGCCACCACCCGTAAACCAGCACCCTTAACTGcacccgcgcccccgccgccgaaCCCTAGCCACGTCTCCGATTCTGACCCCTCGTCCTACTCCTCCTCCGGGGAAGAGACCGATCTCAGCGCCTGCGACCCGGCGACTGCGTCCGTCCTCTCCACCTACCTCTCCGTCGCCGGAAATGGCGCCGACCTCTCGAAAGTCGGCATCTTTCTCAACTCCGCCGCGCGCCGCCGATCACCGCCGTGCCTGATCTGCTTGGACCCCATCCGCCCCTCGGATCCCGTCTGGTCCTGCTCCGCCTCATGCTTTGCCCTTCTCCACCTCCCCTGCATCCAGTCATGGGCACACCAGTCAGCCTCCGCCGCTCCTTCCCCCACCTGGGGCTGCCCCAAGTGCCGCGTCGCCTACCCCAAATCCCAGACCCCCACCTCCTACCACTGCTTCTGCTCCAAGACCGAAGACCCTCCCGCGGACCCCTGGATCCTCCCCCACTCCTGCGGCGATGTCTGCGGCCGCCGCCTCAATTCAAATCCCGACTCCGGCTGCGAGCACACCTGCCTCCTGCTTTGCCACCCTGGGCCATGTCCTCCATGCCCGGCTGTTGTTCCTAACGCCCGGTGCTTCTGCGGGGCGCACCGTGAGCCCCGGCGCTGTGCACATCAGCGCTATTCTTGTAAGGGTAAATGCAATAAACGCCTTAGCTGTGAACTCCACCGTTGTCCGGTGGATTGCCATGATGGGCCATGCCCACCGTGTGCTGTGCGGGGGAATCACAAATGTGAGTGTGGAGAGACAATGGTGGAGAGGCTGTGCTCTGAAAGTGTTTTCCAGTGTAAGAGGGAGTGTAGTGGGATGCTAGAGTGTGGGAAGCATAGGTGTGAGAGGGGATGCCATGGTGGAAAATGCGGGGAATGCCCGCTTCGTGGGCAGCGGACTTGCCCTTGTGGCAAGAAGGATTATCCAAGGCTGGAGTGTGATGTGGAGGCCGCgacatgtggatcaacttgtgagAAGGTGCTTGGGTGCGGACGGCACAAGTGCCCCGAGCGGTGCCATCGTGGCCCGTGTGACGTGACCTGCCGGCTTGTGATAAAAAAGTCCTGCCGCTGTGGGGTTTTGAAGAAGGAG CTTCCTTGCCACCAAGACTTGACCTGCGAAAGGAAATGTCAGCGTTTACGTGCCTGTGGACGCCACGCTTGTAAGCGACGTTGTTGTGTTGGGGATTGCCCACCCTGCGCAGAG ACTTGTGATAGGAGGCTCAGATGTGGAAACCATAAGTGTCTCTCTCCATGCCACAG AGGCGCTTGTTCACCTTGTCCTTTGATGAAGACCATCTCATGCTTCTGTGGGAAAACATACTTTGAG GTTCCTTGTGGGACCGAGAAGAATCAGAAGCCTCCCAAATGCTCGAAAAGATGCAATATAGATCGTCTTTGCAGACACAAGCTTGATTGCCGG CCCCATAAATGCCACTATGGAGCCTGTCCACCTTGCAAACTGATCTGTGGGGAAGAACTTTCTTGTGGCCACAAGTGTAAAGAAAG GTGTCATGGCTCTATTCCTCCACCGAACCCTGAGTTCACAGTTAAACCAAtgaaaaagaaaatggaaaagcATATAGAATGTACACCTGGAACTCCATGCCCACCATGCCAAGAAGTAGTCTTGGTGCCATGTTTTGGAGAGCATCTAGGCCAAGAACGTGCA ATACCTTGCTCCAAAAGCAGGCAATTTCCCTGTCAGAATTTATGTGGAAACCTTCTCCACTGTGGTAACCATTATTGCACAAAGGATTGCCATGTGTTAGAGATTCCATCGGATCAACGTAAGGCTGATACCATATTATCTCTCAGTAGAAATAACACTCTTGCCGAGCCTTGTGAAAGATGCAATCTTCGTTGTCAAAGG GCCAGGGATCCTCCTTGTTCACATCCTTGCCCTTTGCGGTGTCATCTAAGCGATTGTCTACCTTGCAAAGTCCTTGTTAAAAAATCATGCCATTGTGGTGCTATGACACATGCTTTCGAGTGTGTGTACTATAACAACTTAAATGCCAAGCAACAGCTGAAAGCAAGGTCCTGCAATGGCCCGTGTCACAG GAAACTACCAAATTGTCCCCATCTGTGCTCAGAAATATGTCACCCTGGTCAATGCCCGTCAGTGGATCAGTGCATGAAAAAG GTTAATGTGCGTTGTGCATGCAACACCCTGAAAAAAGAGTGGGTATGTCAAGATGTTCTCAAGGAGTATCGTCGATCTGGTCGTGATCCAAAAGAAGTACCTAAAGGTCAATTTGGAGTCGGCCTACTTGCATGCGGTGGAGATTGCGTGAAAAAGGTGAATGTTTCAGCTGCGGAGTTGCATCTCCGAAAAGTTCAGGAGACTAAG AGCCCTGCTGCAGAAGTCACAAACGTGCCCAAACGCAGGAAGAAGCGTGACCGTGGAGCACAGGAGCCCGTTCAGGTTTCAATGTGGCAG CAAATCAAGTGGTATCTCGTGGTGATAATTGCGTTAGCTGGATTGGTGGTGCTGGGACTAGTTATTTGGAAAGGTGTCTA